The genome window AAAGTGATCGTGACGGCTTCTTCGGAAAGCCAAGCCTTGGTGGCATTGGACAAATCGACCGGCAAAGAAATCTGGCGTCAGGAAGCGAAGGGGCTCGACAACGTGTGGGGCACGCCGGCACTTGCGAAAACGGAGAACGGAGTGGACTTGGTCGTCGGAGTTGCCGGCGAGGTTTGGGGGATCAACCCAGACAACGGCAAGCTTCGCTGGTACGCCTTGGCGGGCGAATCGGATCAAGCCAGCACGAGCGCCGTCGTCGACAAAGATGTTGTGATCGTCCTTGGTGGCCGCGGTAGCGGGTCGATCGCGGTCCGCGCAGGAGGTACCGGCGACGTGACGGATTCCCATGTGGCTTGGAACGGTTCGGAATCAGGGCGGTTCGCGACGCCGGTGGCTTACAACGGAACGGTCTACATGATTGCCAACGACGTGTTGACTCGCACCGATGAAGAATCCGGCGAGATGATCGACCGCATTCGGTTGTCGGGTGGAAGCGGCAGTTCGGGCGGCGGACGAGGAGGCTCGGACTACGCGTCACCCATCGTCGTCAATGGCAAGCTCTACTACATCAAAGGCAATGGCGACATGTTTGTCTTTGACGTGCAAGACGAACTGAAGCAACTCGCCGTCAATCGCACGACAACCGAGACCGAATCGTTCAGCGGATCGCCAGCGTACAGCGATGGCAAGTTGTTCGTTCGGTCGAACAAACATCTTTACTGCGTCGTTGCCGGGCCCTTTGATGAGTCATCCGAATCGGTCCCCGCAGCCGACACACCGGACTCAAATGAAATGGCGCAACGCGGTGAGCGAGGCCGGGGCGGACCAGGTGGCGGATTCGGGCGCGGCGGTTTCGGAGGTGGTGGATTTGGCAACCGTGGCGGTGGCGGTGATCGCGGACGCGGTGGAGACCGTGGCCGAGGCGGCGGACGCGGAGGCTTTGGTGGTCAACAGGAAGACAACCGTCCCGATCGGCCACAGCGTCCACCGATGGATTCCACGAGCAGC of Rhodopirellula bahusiensis contains these proteins:
- a CDS encoding outer membrane protein assembly factor BamB family protein yields the protein MTGFQRYLVVLLSLALCDSIVDAEDWNRFRGPNGSGVVKSDESVPVQWSPTQNVKWKVALPGAGVSSPIVVGDRIFVTCYSGYGLDRANPGDINDLKRHLVCVDAKSGEMIWEKSIDAVQPEDPYTGAGVPSHGYASHSPVSDGENVYVFFGKTGAFAFDFDGNQLWHTPLGTESDPHRWGSASSPILLDDKVIVTASSESQALVALDKSTGKEIWRQEAKGLDNVWGTPALAKTENGVDLVVGVAGEVWGINPDNGKLRWYALAGESDQASTSAVVDKDVVIVLGGRGSGSIAVRAGGTGDVTDSHVAWNGSESGRFATPVAYNGTVYMIANDVLTRTDEESGEMIDRIRLSGGSGSSGGGRGGSDYASPIVVNGKLYYIKGNGDMFVFDVQDELKQLAVNRTTTETESFSGSPAYSDGKLFVRSNKHLYCVVAGPFDESSESVPAADTPDSNEMAQRGERGRGGPGGGFGRGGFGGGGFGNRGGGGDRGRGGDRGRGGGRGGFGGQQEDNRPDRPQRPPMDSTSSN